The following proteins are co-located in the Flavobacterium sp. CECT 9288 genome:
- a CDS encoding GIN domain-containing protein, with amino-acid sequence MKKNFLLVLLIATANVAFAQKSDKVKGSKIVTIVERKIADFETLQIENNLEVHLERGEKAGIKVETDDNLQDVVALDENEKTLRIYTLKKVTAYKKLIVRVTYTENLKTIQAKDETTLNAIQELLLDSVILKASGTSKLFLNINSKSVVYQADDKAKGELNIKSEKTTIEMSKNSSLKALITTVDLKTDLYQKSDATIEGDASNAILRLDNNSSLTANKLTLKNTELTIEGYASCIINSSTTLSIDAANKTEIQLVGNPKITIKKFADETKLIKKLK; translated from the coding sequence ATGAAAAAAAATTTCCTCTTAGTGCTACTTATAGCCACAGCAAATGTAGCATTTGCTCAAAAATCTGACAAAGTAAAAGGTTCCAAAATTGTTACAATTGTAGAGCGAAAAATTGCAGACTTTGAAACCTTACAAATTGAAAACAATCTAGAAGTACATCTAGAAAGAGGAGAAAAAGCAGGCATAAAAGTTGAAACGGACGATAATTTACAGGACGTAGTGGCACTTGACGAAAACGAAAAAACATTACGCATTTATACCCTAAAAAAAGTAACTGCATATAAAAAATTGATTGTAAGAGTAACCTATACCGAGAATTTAAAAACAATTCAAGCCAAAGACGAGACTACCTTAAATGCCATCCAAGAATTATTATTAGATAGCGTAATCCTAAAAGCAAGCGGCACGTCTAAATTATTTTTAAACATCAATTCTAAATCAGTAGTTTACCAAGCCGATGACAAAGCAAAAGGCGAGCTTAATATCAAATCAGAAAAAACTACTATTGAAATGAGTAAAAATTCTAGTTTAAAAGCGCTGATTACAACCGTTGATTTAAAAACAGATTTGTACCAAAAATCGGATGCAACTATTGAAGGTGATGCCTCGAATGCTATCTTGCGTTTAGACAACAACTCTAGCTTAACAGCCAATAAATTAACCCTGAAAAATACGGAACTAACTATTGAAGGATATGCTAGTTGCATCATAAATTCAAGCACAACATTAAGTATTGATGCAGCCAATAAAACTGAAATCCAGCTCGTAGGAAACCCTAAAATAACCATCAAAAAGTTTGCTGACGAGACTAAATTAATCAAGAAGTTAAAGTAA
- a CDS encoding PadR family transcriptional regulator yields MNIENTKAQMRKGVLEFCILSVLKEKDAYTSEILDTLKNAKLLVVEGTIYPLLTRLKNDGLLNYRWEESTSGPPRKYYGLTEIGQTFLKELSGTWTELSDAVNLITNQK; encoded by the coding sequence ATGAACATTGAAAACACAAAAGCACAAATGCGCAAAGGTGTTCTTGAATTTTGCATCCTATCGGTACTAAAAGAGAAAGACGCATACACATCAGAAATATTAGACACTTTAAAAAACGCAAAATTACTAGTTGTTGAGGGCACTATTTACCCTTTATTGACTCGATTAAAAAATGACGGTTTGCTCAATTATCGTTGGGAAGAGTCTACATCAGGACCACCAAGAAAGTATTATGGCTTGACCGAAATAGGACAAACTTTTTTAAAAGAACTTAGTGGCACCTGGACTGAATTATCAGATGCTGTAAACCTTATAACCAACCAAAAATAA
- a CDS encoding GIY-YIG nuclease family protein, which translates to MRRHLSTHKGFTARAKDWVIVYSELFDQKSLAISREQEIKKWKSKTKIVELITK; encoded by the coding sequence CTGCGACGACATTTAAGTACACACAAAGGATTTACAGCAAGAGCCAAAGATTGGGTAATAGTTTATTCGGAGTTATTTGACCAAAAATCTTTAGCAATTTCACGAGAGCAGGAAATTAAAAAATGGAAAAGTAAAACAAAAATTGTCGAATTAATTACAAAATAA
- a CDS encoding head GIN domain-containing protein yields the protein MLKIITLITKFIVGVLIALFCTSCHFNFDAVEGNGNVTTENRKITERFKSIEVNSGIDVEIEQSDKVEVIVETDENLQEYLTTEVENGTLVITFDKNLMNDADVKKVIVRMPVIDELEATSGATIVSKNTLKGENIRLNTSSAATMDLSIEADVVSCDTSSGSEIKVNGKALETKNSASSGSEINAYDLLTNVVRADVSSGASINVHPIVSLNAEASSGGVIHYDIQPKSIQKNTSSGGSISAE from the coding sequence ATGCTAAAAATTATCACACTCATTACTAAGTTTATTGTAGGTGTACTTATTGCCTTATTTTGCACCTCTTGCCATTTCAATTTTGACGCTGTTGAAGGAAACGGAAATGTAACCACAGAAAACCGAAAAATTACAGAGCGTTTTAAAAGTATCGAAGTAAATAGCGGCATTGATGTTGAAATAGAACAATCAGACAAGGTTGAAGTCATTGTAGAAACGGACGAAAACTTACAAGAATATTTGACTACTGAAGTTGAAAATGGTACCCTTGTAATCACTTTTGACAAAAATTTAATGAATGATGCAGATGTTAAAAAAGTAATCGTAAGAATGCCAGTTATTGATGAACTCGAGGCCACAAGCGGAGCAACAATTGTGAGTAAGAACACCTTAAAAGGAGAAAACATTAGACTTAATACCTCAAGTGCAGCAACCATGGACCTTAGCATAGAAGCTGATGTTGTAAGCTGTGACACTAGTAGTGGTAGTGAAATAAAAGTAAACGGAAAAGCGCTAGAGACTAAAAATTCTGCGTCAAGCGGAAGCGAAATCAACGCTTATGACTTGTTAACAAATGTAGTTAGAGCTGATGTTTCAAGCGGTGCTAGTATTAATGTGCATCCCATTGTGAGTTTAAATGCAGAAGCTTCTAGCGGTGGTGTAATTCATTATGACATACAACCCAAGTCAATCCAAAAAAATACTAGTTCGGGCGGTAGCATTAGCGCAGAATAA
- a CDS encoding GIY-YIG nuclease family protein: protein MFHVYILFSRSQDKYYVGHTSMVLEERLRRHLSAHKGFTARAKDWAIVYSELFDQKSLAISREQEIKKWKSKTKIVELITK, encoded by the coding sequence ATGTTTCACGTTTACATTCTTTTTTCTAGATCACAAGACAAGTATTATGTAGGGCATACTTCTATGGTTTTAGAAGAGAGACTGCGACGACATTTAAGTGCACACAAAGGATTTACAGCAAGAGCCAAAGATTGGGCAATAGTTTATTCGGAGTTATTTGACCAAAAATCTTTAGCAATTTCACGAGAGCAGGAAATTAAAAAATGGAAAAGTAAAACAAAAATTGTCGAATTAATTACAAAATAA
- a CDS encoding PspC domain-containing protein, translated as MNKTVNINLGGMVFHIDENAYQKLTRYFDAIKRSLSNSSGHDEILKDIEMRVSELLNEKQISDKHVIGLKEVDEMIAVMGQPEDYIIEDENAEAKPYQNTSRRTKKLYRDKEKGMLGGVAQGLGYYFGVDSVWIRIVLVLLVFAGFGTGILAYIILWIVTPEAVTTSEKLEMTGEPVNISNIEKKVREEFENVSGKLKNVDYDKYGVHIKTGANKLGSSFGDFIMTVFKVFAKFLGILLILSGITVLFFLLIGIFTLGSGLFIDFPWQNFIEAGNFTDYPVWSFGLLMFFAVGIPFFFLTLLGFKLLAPNMKSIGNIVKYTLLAIWIIAVSIAISIGIKQASAFAVDGRDVKKETINLKPTDTLYIKFRYNDYFAKNVDDNRNFEVTQDSIGTNIIYSNDVRFKIEKTDEKLPYLQIEKEARGISLSEAKKRAQKIKYAYTINGNQIVLDNYMITELKNKYRDQSVDITLFVPVGTYIKPDSSVQNYDRSDDEFFNLHYSSDNYVYKVTSDKIKCLNCPADENEYNDSETQEEEVYNSEYSSEVDSTSIESNVENSNETKKGSGKGLSINKDGIIVKNK; from the coding sequence ATGAACAAGACTGTAAATATAAACCTAGGCGGAATGGTTTTTCATATAGATGAAAATGCATACCAAAAATTAACTCGATACTTTGATGCTATTAAGCGCTCATTATCAAACTCATCTGGACACGATGAAATATTAAAAGACATTGAAATGCGCGTGTCTGAATTATTGAATGAAAAACAAATAAGCGACAAGCATGTTATAGGATTGAAAGAAGTTGATGAAATGATTGCTGTTATGGGACAACCAGAAGACTATATCATTGAAGACGAAAATGCCGAAGCAAAACCATACCAAAACACGAGCAGAAGAACTAAAAAACTGTATCGTGATAAAGAAAAAGGGATGCTAGGTGGTGTAGCACAGGGATTGGGTTACTATTTTGGGGTTGATTCTGTGTGGATCAGAATAGTACTAGTATTGCTGGTTTTTGCTGGTTTTGGAACTGGTATTTTAGCGTATATTATTTTATGGATTGTAACACCAGAGGCCGTAACAACCTCTGAAAAACTTGAAATGACTGGAGAACCTGTTAATATATCAAACATTGAAAAAAAAGTTAGAGAAGAGTTTGAGAACGTTTCTGGAAAGCTAAAAAATGTAGATTATGACAAATACGGTGTCCATATTAAAACTGGAGCAAACAAATTAGGAAGCTCGTTTGGAGATTTTATCATGACCGTTTTTAAAGTTTTTGCAAAATTCTTAGGCATATTATTGATCTTGTCTGGAATCACCGTTTTGTTTTTCTTGTTGATTGGTATTTTTACATTGGGTTCTGGATTGTTTATCGATTTCCCTTGGCAAAATTTTATTGAAGCAGGCAATTTTACTGATTATCCTGTTTGGTCTTTTGGATTACTTATGTTTTTTGCAGTTGGGATTCCGTTCTTTTTCTTAACGTTGCTAGGGTTTAAATTACTAGCACCAAACATGAAATCAATAGGGAATATTGTAAAGTATACCTTGCTTGCTATTTGGATTATTGCAGTTTCTATTGCTATCTCAATTGGAATTAAACAAGCTAGTGCATTTGCAGTAGATGGTAGAGATGTAAAAAAAGAAACCATTAATTTAAAACCTACAGATACATTGTACATCAAATTTAGATACAACGATTATTTTGCCAAGAACGTAGATGACAATAGAAATTTTGAGGTAACTCAAGACTCCATTGGAACTAACATTATTTACTCTAATGATGTGCGTTTTAAAATTGAAAAAACAGATGAAAAACTACCTTACCTTCAAATAGAAAAAGAAGCTAGAGGTATATCATTATCTGAGGCTAAAAAAAGAGCTCAGAAAATTAAATATGCGTATACCATCAATGGGAATCAAATTGTTTTAGATAATTACATGATTACTGAATTAAAAAATAAATACCGTGATCAAAGTGTAGATATCACCCTATTTGTTCCAGTAGGCACTTATATTAAGCCTGATTCATCTGTACAAAACTACGACAGATCTGACGATGAATTCTTTAATTTACACTACAGCTCAGATAATTACGTTTACAAAGTTACATCAGATAAAATAAAATGTTTAAATTGCCCTGCTGATGAAAATGAATATAATGATTCAGAAACTCAAGAGGAAGAGGTATACAATTCTGAATATTCAAGTGAAGTTGATAGTACTTCAATAGAGAGCAATGTAGAAAACTCAAACGAAACTAAAAAAGGCTCTGGAAAAGGGTTATCAATAAACAAAGACGGAATAATTGTAAAAAATAAATAA
- the trxB gene encoding thioredoxin-disulfide reductase — MSDTIEKIKCLIIGSGPAGYTAAIYAARANMNPVLYQGMQPGGQLTTTNEVENWPGNPEGITGPEMMVGLQAQAQRFGTDVRDGWATRVDFSGDIHKVWINETKELHCETVIISTGASAKYLGLPSEQHYLKMGGGVSACAVCDGFFYRNQEVVIVGAGDSACEEAHYLSKLCKKVTMLVRSEKFRASKIMEERVRKTENITILMNHDTVEVLGDEQVVTGVKALNKTTGETFEIPATGFFVAIGHKPNTDIFKEFITLDETGYIVNTPGSSLTNVAGVFVAGDAADHVYRQAITAAGTGCMAALDAERYLAARE; from the coding sequence ATGTCAGATACGATCGAAAAAATTAAATGCCTTATTATAGGTTCTGGACCTGCAGGATATACTGCAGCAATTTATGCAGCAAGAGCTAATATGAATCCGGTATTGTACCAAGGAATGCAACCAGGCGGACAGTTAACAACTACAAACGAAGTAGAGAACTGGCCAGGGAATCCAGAAGGAATTACAGGGCCAGAAATGATGGTAGGTTTACAAGCTCAAGCGCAACGTTTTGGAACCGATGTGCGTGACGGTTGGGCTACAAGAGTTGATTTCTCTGGAGATATTCACAAAGTTTGGATTAATGAAACTAAAGAATTACACTGTGAAACAGTAATCATTTCAACTGGTGCTTCGGCTAAATATTTAGGCTTACCATCAGAGCAACATTACTTAAAAATGGGTGGTGGTGTTTCTGCATGTGCTGTTTGTGATGGTTTCTTTTATAGAAACCAAGAGGTGGTCATAGTAGGTGCAGGAGATTCAGCTTGTGAAGAGGCACACTATTTGTCTAAACTTTGTAAAAAAGTTACCATGCTAGTACGTAGCGAGAAATTTAGAGCTTCAAAAATTATGGAGGAGCGCGTACGCAAAACAGAAAATATCACCATTTTGATGAACCACGATACTGTAGAAGTACTTGGGGATGAACAAGTAGTTACAGGTGTAAAAGCGTTAAACAAAACTACAGGTGAAACTTTTGAAATTCCGGCAACAGGATTTTTCGTTGCCATTGGTCACAAGCCGAATACAGATATTTTTAAAGAGTTTATTACTCTTGATGAAACAGGATATATTGTTAACACGCCAGGTTCTTCACTTACAAATGTTGCAGGTGTTTTTGTAGCTGGTGACGCTGCTGATCATGTATACCGTCAAGCTATTACGGCAGCGGGAACTGGTTGTATGGCTGCATTGGATGCTGAAAGATATTTGGCAGCTAGGGAGTAA
- a CDS encoding DUF4870 domain-containing protein, translating to MESSTEKNIATFTHLSTLTQYFIPFGNYIFPIVLWSTKKGESEFVNHHGKQAINFQLSLLLYSLVLLMIAIPCFLITVFKNIPLNSLHENHNFILSDFNFSDNAGFLTVGIVSLLLFLILKVVEFFYIIYASMQTSNGIAYKYPLTIPFLK from the coding sequence ATGGAATCATCTACAGAAAAAAACATTGCCACATTTACACACTTGAGTACACTGACTCAATATTTTATTCCTTTTGGGAATTACATATTCCCAATTGTATTGTGGAGCACTAAAAAAGGAGAATCGGAATTTGTGAATCACCACGGGAAACAAGCTATTAATTTTCAGTTGAGTTTATTACTCTATTCCTTAGTATTGTTAATGATAGCAATTCCTTGTTTTTTAATCACTGTTTTTAAAAACATCCCGTTGAATAGCTTGCATGAAAATCACAATTTTATCTTGTCTGATTTTAATTTTAGTGACAATGCTGGATTTTTGACCGTAGGAATTGTGAGTCTTTTACTTTTTTTAATTTTAAAAGTTGTTGAGTTCTTTTATATTATTTACGCTTCGATGCAAACATCTAATGGCATAGCATATAAATACCCGCTTACCATTCCGTTTTTAAAATAG